Below is a genomic region from Rouxiella chamberiensis.
GCGGGTTGTGAGCGGGCCGTTTACGGGAGTAGACTCGTGGACACCCTAAAAACACGAGGCAAACCCCATGCAAACCTCCCGGCTGACAATAACGCCTGCTGCACTACTTATAGAAGCAAATAAAGTTATTCGCCAGCACGAAAATTATCTTACCGGTATGAATGCAACAGAAGTTGAACAAAGAGAGGCGGTTTTAGTCTTTCGCGGGGAATTCTTCCTGGATGAAGACGGATTACCGACCGTTAAAACAACCGCTGTATTTAATATGTTTAAACATCTTGCCCATCTTTTTTCGGATAAATACCGGCTGTCGAGGCCGTTTCTTTTTTAATCGAATTCATTAGGGAATTAATTAAATATCCTACTCCTTTCGAGGGATAAAAAAGCGATAAAAAAAGGGGCCGAAGCCCCCTGTTATTTCTTCACGGCAACGGCTTTTCACCGCGCTGCAACCAGCGTAGAAACAGC
It encodes:
- a CDS encoding DUF2498 family protein; this encodes MQTSRLTITPAALLIEANKVIRQHENYLTGMNATEVEQREAVLVFRGEFFLDEDGLPTVKTTAVFNMFKHLAHLFSDKYRLSRPFLF